TGAGTAGTAACTCTGTAATACTTTCTGAAATTCATCACCATGTTTATTGTTCCGTTAAAAAAGACATGCCTATTATCTCACTTCACTTCATACTCACCATAAACAAAGCACTGCTGGTGTTGACAAAATCTGATCTTTCAAAGTTCAAGTTTTCCTAATATGGTCATAAGGTGTGGACTACCGAGACCAGATATTGCATGGTGAATGACCCTTCTTCACTGGCTGGAATGCAGCCTCACCCAACCTGTCCCCTACCCACTTTACACTACAGGGCAGAACACAGATCTAGTTGAATTCCACATTGTGCAAGCCTGGCTGCCATAAATTTGGGAGAGCCTGAACACACAAATTATTTACATCAAAGAGTATGGGTTAAAATTACAAGGTTTATGGGAGCATAGCATACAAGGTTCCCCCTAAGtgatttaaaatatgaaaagagtaaatatgtaatacattttgttagacCTGCCAATTAACTTCAGACAACTGTCTATTTGTATGTGTCATTTCCACCCTGTCTACACATGGTTAGTTCCGATGGCGAAAACATATGGGGCTAGCAAAATCAAGAGAATTTATTCCCGCTGGGGACACATACAGCCACTCACTGTACTGAACGTTTCTTTATGGTCCTGAGTCGATCATATCATAGCATGGTGctcagtggcgtttttatatgtaaaaaattggtggggcacaaaccatttcaaaatataggatacataccagtaaggctacaaaactccctctcgctactgatgtgtttatttaacacatcaacaaacagcgtggctccacaaaacacttttaacgacagagcggaagagtgccttcttttgtatactaaccgttagccacgttttcttcaaaaaccatcCCTCGTTTAACCCGCAGTTACTTtaaccagcagtttgagtgatgatatcccgtggctgatgggcaccaagtcgctttacttcaagtttctcctccaaattaagggtttcaaaccggtgctcgagtatgaaatccactttattcattttctcaagttatctggcgtttgtgaagctaacaagctagctaagacaatctaccctcctcgctcttcttgtcgactaatgttggcgccagacatatcaggtctgaaatacgaaattacgGTGTAGTGGGGCCATGGATGTAgtacaaaattctgggccctgtacataggcggtctctgagggcccctccccactttattcaagattcaaacatttttgagggcccctctacacattagggccctatatacttagtaccccttttccccccagtccaacgcccctgagtggggctaccggctgacagccccacttggcatcaaattcatgtgatctacattgatcacactaaaatcctgagcatgcatattaatattttcacatgtacaatgcattgtgagagaggggctagccctaCATTCaggcttagcctatggcctactactgcaaactcgaatcggcagaaccagtctgaagcagcatggcagggaccaatgaacatgaaataaaatcctaacacaaatgatatgcactTTAGGAAGATTCTATATCCATagataaattataggaagtaacaATTTTGtagcagttctttctgttgaccaCAGGTGACCTACCTGCCCctatgaccagtcgcccctggtggagaaaatatattaaaagtgATGTCATTTCTTAATGGTGAAACCAATGCTATCTAATGCATTTATACTTTAATCTCATAGTAATTGTTTAATGTCAAATACAAGTTTGTGGAATATAGAGGCAAAAGAAAAGAGCCAAACTCCCTTATTTATGTTTAAACATGAGCAAGGttagaaaaaattaaatgaGAAAGTTGACCTTCATAAATACAGTGCTACTAACTGCTAAAAATGTTGGCCCCATGTGTGGTGAAGATAGTTGGAGAGGGGATTACTATAGACCTCAAAATGAAAAAGCAAAGTTCAACattagaaacagaatatttcttttcaaccaaaatgttttatgttcaggccattgtggagaacaCCTGCTGGAAAAATGGGGATATCAAAGACTTAAGTGTGGTTGCCCCCTGTAAAAACAATGCACTAAAAAGGGAACAGTTGACTAATGAAAATAAACTTTGTGGATCAATTTGACAAATAGTAGCAGGTTACAGAAATATAAAGGGCCAGGTATAAAAATGCAGGTTTCTTGAATTTAAGAATTCATAATCAGTACTATTTGGGTAACTGCTGGCTGAAGTAAATTATGCAAATCAAGAATCACCCCTCTCTGCACTGATCATTTACAGAAATTTATGCATGGGCACATAATGACCCTTACATCTACAGGCACATCTCCAGTGGTCACTGCCAAAATCATTAGTTGCCATCAGGGGCAAGCAGCAGACATTTAATCTGAAGACAAGGTTAAATTAGTGAAGTAAAAGATAACTAATGTTAACAGTGGCTGGTGCATGGTTGGCACAATCCCAAGACTAGATCAATTCCAACAGCACATCAgcaattaaataatataaaggCAGTGGTACAGCcagcatttctgaaatgtgtatGGGGCAAGAAAGCAAAGGAACaccaaatttatttttttagattttattcagtcgAAAGGCCATGCAGTGCCTCCCAGTAAGAGACATCACTTTAAACAGTACAGGTGGAAAAACCAATACATTTGCAGTTAACTAGTACAAAATAACAAGACTTAACATTACCGAGGaatgtaacaaattaaataAGTAAAAGCAAAAAGGTGTGCCATCACTATTGCTGCActgcagaccccccccccccccccccccccccagactcATTAGAGGTTCAAATAGGTTTAACCCtgttgtgtaaaaaaaacataacagtaCAATTCTGGATAGCATATAGaactaaacaagacaaaaaagcAATAAGTTACTGACTTCACTTTGATGTGCGTGTTTACTGGGGGAACTGAGGGGGCATGGGAAAGGGCACCATGGGCGGAGGCTGCTGCTGGGGAGCTTGTTGCTGGGGGAAGGGGAACTGTGGATGGCTCATGCCATTCTGGGCACCGCCCTGGTTGGCACCAAACTGTGGGGCCTGGAAGTTCTGCGTTTGGAACGCCCCCGCCTGGCTGGCACCATAGTTTGACTGTCCGTTACTGCCGTAGCCACCCCCGGCAAAACCGTTGCTGCTTTTGTCATAGTTGCTAGCCCCATAGCCTCCGTTCTGTGAATTTGTCCCAAAGACTTTCTTTGGTCCACTGTCAAAACCTCTATCGTTATCCCTGTCCCTAAAGCTACCGAAGTCCCGCCTTCCTCCAGAGTACCTATCCCGGCGGTCGTCCCTGAACCCACTACCACCTCTGCCTCCCCTTGAACGACCTGAAAGGAAGCAAAACACTCATTAGAGTCACTGATATCATCTATCTTTGAGTGATTAAATGGATACATAGGGAAAATGTAATGATATGGGTAAAGAAAGGTAAACTAACAAATTAAATAATGGTAAAATAGCTTTGACAGTGTCAAACCAATCCACgtccaaataaaaacaacaaaaaaagggaagaaaatggcTGCAGCTGAACCACAGTTCCTGTATCTCACCAATTGGATTTACCTCCTCTGTCTTCCGCCATCTGGAGGAGCTTGGGGTTGATTGCCTGGTTGGCCTCGCGGAGCACAGAGACAAGGTCACTGGCCTGCCTCATGTTGTTGGGGGTGAAGAAGGTGTAGGCTGTGCCGGTCTTTTGGCTGCGGGCGGTTCTGCCGATGCGGTGGATATAGTCCTCAGAGTTGTTGGGGTAGTCATAGTTGATGACAAATTTCACATCTTCAACATCTGTAGAGTGTGTTGCagtatggcaaaaaaaaaaaaaaaaaaaaaagcagaggGAGTGCACAAGGATGCACACCACAGCCAGACCAGAAGAGCACAGTTAGATATACCATTCAGAGGATGGAGTTGGTTATTCCACAAGGCTGGAAACAGCACTAGACAACGCCAGAGACTTAATCCATGAGGATACTACGGTGGGAAGAGAGAACCAATGCACACTCCAAATGCTCCCAATCCAGACAACCCCTCAAATCTCAACATCCCTCAAAAACAAGGGATCACAAGTCTTACCATAAAGGAGTATGCATTCACTAGTCCATTCCCATTGCAGCAAGCACCTCACAAATGTCAAGTGATCTCCGGGTGCTTCTACACAGTAAGGCCGCTATAAACACTGGTGCCTCCTCATGTGCCAAAACTAGGACCTTATGGTGAAAACGAAGGCCCCTTCTTCTTGCACACTCATGAGAAGCTTTCTATAAAGGCCCCACTGCAATGTCTTGCCTAGACCATAAAGACTAAACGCAATTGGGGGAGCCATCATGACAGAGCCATTTTACTCCTGTGAACCAAAAGTGCATCCCCAGTCTCATCAAGGCAAGATATTCCCAGAACCTGTGTTCACTTGATCAAATGTCTCTCATTGGCAGGTCTCGACATGACTTGAAACGCAGGTGAGGGAGGAGTGTGAGCTTAGATTGTCCCCAGCCAACTGACATGACCCACTGACACTAATCGCCAGTAGCCATATCATTACAGAGGTGAACGAGTAATTAGACTTACAAATGCTCTCAAAACAAAAGTTTAGGAAACTGCCACATTTACGTCACCCATGCTTTGAGAAAAGCTATACCGTCCAGAACTCAATGACTTGCAATACAATGCCCAAACCGACATGCAAGACATGGAAACAGCAGAGCCTGGTGAAACCGTGAGCTTGGGTGTGAAGCAGTCCAAACCGATGCCAGAGAACAGATGCATGTACAGGGGTACGGCGGCTAGCCCTCATTGTCCCCCTTTTAGGCAGCCCAGCGCGATATTCAGCACTCAGGCCCGGTCACCTCTGTATGTGACTGGGTGACGTCCCAGTCAGGACACCTCCAAGagtcctccttccccctctggAGACCTAGGCGTGTCATGCCAAGGCCCTGCCTCAAAGGACTCTGCTCCTTCAGATAGGGGAGAAACTCAGAAGGCAGAAGTTAAAGAAAGCAATGCACTTTCTTTCAGAGAAAAGTTGGTACAAGGGACCAAAGACTGAATGAAACTAACCTAGACCCCTGGAAGCGACATCTGTAGCAATGAGAATTGGAGCCTTCCCGAACTTGAACTCTGTAAAAATACAATGACATTATTAACAGGCCATATACAAAAGACCTACGGTATGTTAGTGTTAATGTATGTCAAACTCACCATTGAGCACCCAGTCTCTCTCCTGCTGGCTCTTGTCACCATGGATACCCATTGCTGGCCACCTGGAGGTAACAAAGTGTTAACTAAGTAGTTAAAGACCACAATACATACATGAATGAAGGAAGTATTGATGCCCCTTACCcatccctcctcatcctcctggtGATATCATCACAGCGCCTCTTGGTTTCAACAAAGATGATGGTcttgttttccttttcactCATGATTTCCTCAAGCAGGCGAAGGAGTCTGCAAAAGGCAAATTCAGTCAATTGGTGACATAactaaacaggcaatatgaaataACCAAAACTCTAATCCAATAACCAAAATCCAACTGACTGTTTGATACGGGCAATTTCTCAAGGCACATTAATACATTAGCAACCAGATAGGAATCTGATTTAGCCAACCATGTCTGCACAGCCAGGTTACTGAGAGACATATTACAAGTTCGGCCATTTCATCTTTCAAGAGAGTTCAGGATTTGGTCACTAACATATATACACAggtttgtattatttttccattacataaaaatataaacacaacaggACAGAAACCACTCACTTGTCTTCCTTCTCTCCATCGTTGCAAACATCCACGATCTGCAGGATGTTGTGGTTGGCACTCAGCTGCAGGGCGCCCACATTGATCTGGACATAGTCCTTGAGGAAGTCTTCTGCCAGCTGGCGCACCTCTTTGGGCCATGTGGCACTCCACATCAGTGTCTGTCGGTCAGGCTGGAGAGGGCAGGGAGGCATCAGTAAACAGGCTGACCAGATAATTCTACGCAGACCAACAGTCTAACAACCCAAAGGAAAACTTACTCTAATTTGGTCTACAATCTTCCGGATCTGTGGCTCAAAGCCCATATCGAGCATTCTGTCAGCCTCATCCAGGACCAGGTAAGTGCATCTACGCAGGTTGGTTTTTCCCACCTCTAGGAAGTCAATGAGCCTGCCAGGCGTGGCGATGCAAATCTCAACACCTAGAAGACAGAAAATGTCAGCGTGCAACAATTCCACAAACTCAATTCCGCCAAGGAAAACAGACAGACGTGGAACTCACCCCTTTCCAGGTCACGGAGTTGGGGTCCTTTCGGTGCCCCCCCATAAACACAGGTGGACTTGAGCCGGGACGCTCTGCCGTACtctgctgccacctgctggacCTGCTGTGCCAGCTCACGGGTTGGGGCAAGCACTAGACACTGAAAGGAAAGCCTTCAATAAGACCATGTTGGATGGCTGAACAATGATAAACAGGTCTTAATATCCATTAGTACTTACAATGGGTCCATCACCACGTTCCAGAAAAGGCTGGTGGTTAATGTGCACAATTGCAGGCAACAGGTACTACAGGAAGGAAAATCAACATGAATTAATGTTTTGCAGTTATCAATTGCAGACAGAATAGCTGTAAAGACAAACAGTGACTTACTGAGAGAGTTTTTCCAGAGCCAGTTTGTGCAATGCCAACCATATCCTTCCCACTCAAAGCTAGTGGCCAACCCTGGGCTTGGATAGGCGTTGGTTCTGTCCAGCCTGCTTTATTGATGACATCCATCACGTAGGCTGTGAAGAGGGGGAAGCCCATGAAAACCAAACCCAATTCTAGGTCACTCTGGATATAGGCATTGCTTACTTGAACATGAGACTTTAACCCCCAGGGATCAGAGCAAGGATGTTTGAAACAATGGGCCAAAGATGGCGTAAACTCATATGTTCTCATCTTAGTATCCAAAACCAGCCAAGTACAACAATATTCAGTTGATCCAAGATGGTACCAACTCAGACAGACTAAACAGGATGTTGTACATAAAATCAAAACAATCATGATGAAATAGTTAACACAGCTTAATCTGAAGGGAGGAAGCAGCTTCAGAAATATGGGTGATGTTTTAGGTATTGAAAGGGAACCTGCTAGCTTACTTGGAAAACTGGCTTCATGGAACTTCATCATGGGGTTTGGGCAGTCCCTCCCTTTCACTGTAACAGCTTTGGCTCTTCTGTACTGCTCAACCTCTTGCTGAAATGAAAATTAACACGCATTAACATGACCATACAACGTACCACTATATCAAATTGCCATCTCTGATGGAACAAAGGAACATGTGCAAGGGCACATTACGTAAGATTTCCACTGCATCTGGATGTCGATCACGTGAGATGATTACATACCGGAGATCTCCTAGTAACATCGGGGTGCTCTTGGTAAAAGTTCTTTTCGAACTTTGGGAGTTCGTCAAGGTTCCAGTGCTTCTTGCGCAGTCTTTCACCAGGATTACCAAACTTTCCGCCACCTcgaccaccacctccacctccaaAACGAGGTGGGCCGCTGCCATAACTGAGGAAATTAAAACATGGTCTAACGTTAGTCAAGGCAATCAATGTAGCTATCCATGTGGTTCACCAAACTAGAAAACCCGGAGCAGAAAATAAGCGAATTTTATTTTACCACCACATAGTTTCGTAGTGTTTTAAAACGTGACGCAGAGTCAAATAAGAAACTGCCATCTTAAATCTATCCGCAGAGAGGGACAATGGAAAAACTGGCCGGCATTTTGTATCCGCATTCTATGTTACCTAACCGAGCATTACCGATGCCACATGGCGAACAATGTTACCAACTTCAGCAGGCTAACGTTGGTCTGTCGATTGTCTGATACCCTATACGAGTCAAGTAAATGATAATTGATGTTAGGTCGATATAACTTATAGTCGGTAAATTCAAAACGTAGCTACTTTAAAATCATCCCATGCCGATTAAAAACCCGGCAAGCTTGTTAGCATTTCGGCTAGTAGGCCGTTAACTATTACATTCGATACATAAAACGAACAACACCTAACTAAAGATTGTCACCTAACtaaagattaaaataattagTTGTACGCATTTTGGTGGCTTACACGTAGTTAGCCGAACATCTTTGTTCGAATCTGATTTCGCATTCACCGTGACGTTGGCTGTTAAATTATTATTGTAAAGAACTTCGTTAACGATAACTCACTAATATAATCATGTAAATAGATTCAACTGAAAATAAACGAAACAGTTTCTCGCATTAATTCAAAGAAACCGAAATACCGGTATGCCTTGGTGCCTACAGTAGTCACACCGGGCCGTGCTGCCTCGCGTTATCAGCCATTTCTAGCTAGACAACACGAGGTGGTAAGTTCgcctaaaataaatacatttagacaCTTACCCTCTATCTCTACCACGATCTCTGTCGGAAAAGCCAGGCATCTTGTAAACAAAGTGTATAAATTAAAAACGATAAATAAATTATGCCTGCGAATCCAATATCAACCCCAACCGGCAGTGATGATGCTAAAATGCCGGTGAGCAAAAAAAGAGATTCGGCTTTTATTGCATGAGGAAGTGTCACGCTATGTCTGAGTGAAATATAAATCCGCCGTGAACTGACTTGGTATGAAGTCATGGTCAAGGCTGTGATGAAAGCGTGTGCCTTTTACGTTGTTCGCGAAATTGTGTACGGATGGGTACATTATGTGCCGCAATGTTTATGTAATGTTTAAGACGTCTCATATAAACTATCTGCAATTCCAAATGTAATATAGTTAATACACAAACTGCTATTACTATGCTCACAACTTTTGTTAAAGTGTAATATCTCAAATATACTGTGCCATATTATTTATAGAATATTATCAGTTTAGGTGTATCCTCATATACTTTATAAATGTGTTTCCAGATCCCTTTTATGAATAAAATGACTCTTGAGTATATCGATTGGGATTATTTAATGAAACACGCAAGGCGAAcgcatgcattttaaaaaaagGTAGTGATTCGGTTGCTTCAGTTTCTTATACCATTGGTCAGTGCTCAATGAAAGCGCCGCCTGTAATGAAACATTATAGTTATGTATAAGTTATACAGTAGATGAAAATCTCATGGTATTTGTGCACATACTGGTTTCAACGTTTATAAatagcaaataataataataatatcttgTCCCTCTGTTTCAGTGCACCAAAGTGTTTCAGGGCACCAAAGTATTTGGAATCCAAACCACCAGACGCTGTGTGTCTGGATTGTATATTCAATGGAGATTCTTTGCCcagcctgtactgcagccatcttaaGTTGTTGTTAGATTTGAGGACTGTTTTGACTTAAATGTtatcttcagcaaatgaaacgTGTGTTCATTTGGATTTAAATCTGGAAATAGTTGGCACTGAATACACAAAGCATTTTCTTTTACTTGAGCAGACAAGACATTTCATACAATTCAGatttcagaatcagaaagttttgttgccaagtaagtttcacaacaaacaaggaatttgttctggccgttGGTGCAACACTTTATATGAAAGGAATAAGGGAAAccaaacaaataagaacagtggactgagcataaaaatagtagactgagcataaataaattacagaaaagatgtaaggtgcaagatattgtccagttgagggttgtgtgtgtctgtttggaggggttatagatttgaccagttggggtttgtgtgtgcatgtggtgagcgggctatagtcagtttAGTTCCAGGgctcatgaggcctactgctgttgGAAATAAACAGTTCTTGTGGCGaaaggttttggtcctgataaacctcagccttctgccagaggggagggCTCTGaaaagtcaatttccagggTGAGTGGAATCAGCCCCAATTCATTCTGGTCATGTCATCAGCAGTTCCATCATCAATCAGTTCTCATGGAAGCCATACGTACCCAAGGATGAGCTATTTCAAAATAAACGTGAAGGGTCTGCCACTCCCTGAGgggaggtttgagaaccaccaCTCTACATGTTTATCTTTGTTCCAGAACTAAGATGAC
This is a stretch of genomic DNA from Esox lucius isolate fEsoLuc1 chromosome 11, fEsoLuc1.pri, whole genome shotgun sequence. It encodes these proteins:
- the ddx5 gene encoding probable ATP-dependent RNA helicase DDX5 isoform X1 — encoded protein: MPGFSDRDRGRDRGYGSGPPRFGGGGGGRGGGKFGNPGERLRKKHWNLDELPKFEKNFYQEHPDVTRRSPQEVEQYRRAKAVTVKGRDCPNPMMKFHEASFPTYVMDVINKAGWTEPTPIQAQGWPLALSGKDMVGIAQTGSGKTLSYLLPAIVHINHQPFLERGDGPICLVLAPTRELAQQVQQVAAEYGRASRLKSTCVYGGAPKGPQLRDLERGVEICIATPGRLIDFLEVGKTNLRRCTYLVLDEADRMLDMGFEPQIRKIVDQIRPDRQTLMWSATWPKEVRQLAEDFLKDYVQINVGALQLSANHNILQIVDVCNDGEKEDKLLRLLEEIMSEKENKTIIFVETKRRCDDITRRMRRDGWPAMGIHGDKSQQERDWVLNEFKFGKAPILIATDVASRGLDVEDVKFVINYDYPNNSEDYIHRIGRTARSQKTGTAYTFFTPNNMRQASDLVSVLREANQAINPKLLQMAEDRGGRSRGGRGGSGFRDDRRDRYSGGRRDFGSFRDRDNDRGFDSGPKKVFGTNSQNGGYGASNYDKSSNGFAGGGYGSNGQSNYGASQAGAFQTQNFQAPQFGANQGGAQNGMSHPQFPFPQQQAPQQQPPPMVPFPMPPQFPQ
- the ddx5 gene encoding probable ATP-dependent RNA helicase DDX5 isoform X2, whose translation is MPGFSDRDRGRDRGYGSGPPRFGGGGGGRGGGKFGNPGERLRKKHWNLDELPKFEKNFYQEHPDVTRRSPQEVEQYRRAKAVTVKGRDCPNPMMKFHEASFPTYVMDVINKAGWTEPTPIQAQGWPLALSGKDMVGIAQTGSGKTLSYLLPAIVHINHQPFLERGDGPICLVLAPTRELAQQVQQVAAEYGRASRLKSTCVYGGAPKGPQLRDLERGVEICIATPGRLIDFLEVGKTNLRRCTYLVLDEADRMLDMGFEPQIRKIVDQIRPDRQTLMWSATWPKEVRQLAEDFLKDYVQINVGALQLSANHNILQIVDVCNDGEKEDKLLRLLEEIMSEKENKTIIFVETKRRCDDITRRMRRDGWPAMGIHGDKSQQERDWVLNEFKFGKAPILIATDVASRGLDVEDVKFVINYDYPNNSEDYIHRIGRTARSQKTGTAYTFFTPNNMRQASDLVSVLREANQAINPKLLQMAEDRGGKSNWSFKGRQRW